Sequence from the Streptomyces sp. NBC_00358 genome:
GGCTGCCACCTTCGCCCGCAGCGGCGCCGACCGGTTCGGCTCGCCCACCCGTTGGAGCAATGGGCCCGAGGGGGTTCCCGTGCTCGACGACGTCCTCGCCTGGCTGGTGTGCCGGGTCGTGGCGCGGGTACCTGCCGGGGATCACCGGATCGTCCTGGCCGAGGTCGTCCTGGGTGATCCGACGGGTACGGGCAGCCCGCTGCTCTATCACCAGGGGCGCTTCAACGGCCTGCGCGACTGAAGCGGCCACCGGAGCTACTCGCCGGTTCTACTCACCGGTTACACAGAGTTGCGAAGGTCACAGTCCAAAGCGCTTGCTTAGTGGCAGCCCGATGGGTGTACTGGTGAGTAATATTTCGCTCGGGGCGCGGGTCGCCCCGACCGGGATCGGCCACTTCAGGCGCCTATGCTGCCTGAAAGAAGGCAGCCCAGAAATGACGATGCAGTAGGAGAGCCGGCGTGAGCTTGAGGATCGTTGTCACTGTGAAGTACGTGCCCGACGCCACTGGCGACCGGCACTTCGCCGATGACCTGACCGTCGACCGTGACGACGTGGACGGTCTGCTGTCCGAGCTCGACGAGTACGCCGTCGAGCAGGCGCTGCAGATCGCCGACGCGGCGGACGACGCCGAGATCACCGTGCTGACCGTCGGCCCCGAGGACGCCAAGGACGCGCTGCGCAAGGCGCTGTCGATGGGCGCGGACAAGGCCATCCACGTCGAGGACGACGACCTGCACGGCACCGACGCGATCGGCACCTCGCTGGTGCTGGCCAAGGCGATCGAGAAGGCCGGCTTCGACCTGGTCGTCTCCGGCATGGCGTCCACCGACGGCACCGCCGGCATCGTTCCGGCCCTGCTGGCCGAGCGTCTGGGTGTCCCGCAGGTCACGCTGCTCTCCGAGGTCTCCGTCGAGGACGGCGTGGTCAAGGGCCGTCGTGACGGCGACACCGCCTCCGAGCAGCTTCAGGCGTCCCTGCCCGCGGTCGTGTCGGTGACCGACCAGTCGGGCGAGGCGCGTTACCCGTCCTTCAAGGGCATCATGGCCGCCAAGAAGAAGCCGGTTCAGTCCTGGGACCTGGAAGACCTGGAGATCGAGGCGGACGAGGTCGGTCTCGCGGGCGCCTGGACCAAGGTCGACTCCGCCACCGAGCGTCCGGCGCGCACCGCCGGGACGATCGTCAAGGACGAGGGCGAGGGCGGCAAGCAGCTCGCCGAGTTCCTCGCGGGCCAGAAGTTCATCTAGCCGCCGAGGGTCCGTGACTCGCTCCCGGACCGTTGCCGCGGCCAAGGCCCAACCCGCTCACCTCCCCTCAGACTTCGCAATCCGCAGGAGTGCATTCCCATGGCTGAAGTTCTCGTCTATGTCGACCACGTGGACGGTGCCGTCCGCAAGCCCACCCTGGAACTGCTGACGCTGGCCCGCCGCATCGGTGAGCCCGTCGCCGTCGCGCTGGGCCCCGGTGCCGAGAACACCGCGGCCGCGCTCGCCGAGCACGGCGCGGTGAAGGTCCTCACGCACGACGCCGCCGAGTACGCCGACTACCTCGTCGTGCCGAAGGTGGACGCGCTCCAGGCCGCGTACGACGCCGTCTCCCCGGCCGCCGTGCTCGTCCCGTCCTCCGCCGAGGGCAAGGAGATCGCGGCCCGCCTCGCGGTCCGTATCGGCTCGGGCATCATCACCGACGCCACCGACCTGGAGGCCGGCGACGAGGGTCCGGTGGCCACGCAGTCCGCGTTCGCCGCCTCCTTCACCACCAAGTCCCGCATCGCCAAGGGCGTCCCGGTCATCACGGTCAAGCCGAACTCGGCCGCCGTGGAGGCCGCCCCGGCCGCCGGCGCGGTCGAGGCCCTCGCGGTCGTCTTCTCGGAGAAGGCCACCGGCACCAAGGTCACCGCCCGCACCCCGCGCGCCTCGACCGGCCGTCCCGAGCTGACCGAGGCCGCGATCGTCGTCTCCGGCGGCCGTGGCGTCAACGGAGCAGAGAACTTCTCGGTCATCGAGAACCTCGCCGACTCCCTCGGCGCGGCCGTGGGCGCCTCGCGTGCCGCGGTCGACGCCGGCTGGTACCCGCACACCAACCAGGTCGGCCAGACCGGCAAGTCCGTCTCGCCGCAGCTCTACATCGCCTCCGGCATCTCCGGCGCCATCCAGCACCGCGCCGGCATGCAGACCTCGAAGACGATCGTGGCGATCAACAAGGACGCCGAGGCGCCCATCTTCGACCTCGTCGACTACGGCGTCGTCGGCGACCTCT
This genomic interval carries:
- a CDS encoding electron transfer flavoprotein subunit beta/FixA family protein, which encodes MSLRIVVTVKYVPDATGDRHFADDLTVDRDDVDGLLSELDEYAVEQALQIADAADDAEITVLTVGPEDAKDALRKALSMGADKAIHVEDDDLHGTDAIGTSLVLAKAIEKAGFDLVVSGMASTDGTAGIVPALLAERLGVPQVTLLSEVSVEDGVVKGRRDGDTASEQLQASLPAVVSVTDQSGEARYPSFKGIMAAKKKPVQSWDLEDLEIEADEVGLAGAWTKVDSATERPARTAGTIVKDEGEGGKQLAEFLAGQKFI
- a CDS encoding electron transfer flavoprotein subunit alpha/FixB family protein codes for the protein MAEVLVYVDHVDGAVRKPTLELLTLARRIGEPVAVALGPGAENTAAALAEHGAVKVLTHDAAEYADYLVVPKVDALQAAYDAVSPAAVLVPSSAEGKEIAARLAVRIGSGIITDATDLEAGDEGPVATQSAFAASFTTKSRIAKGVPVITVKPNSAAVEAAPAAGAVEALAVVFSEKATGTKVTARTPRASTGRPELTEAAIVVSGGRGVNGAENFSVIENLADSLGAAVGASRAAVDAGWYPHTNQVGQTGKSVSPQLYIASGISGAIQHRAGMQTSKTIVAINKDAEAPIFDLVDYGVVGDLFDVVPQLTEEIKTRKG